A part of Ziziphus jujuba cultivar Dongzao chromosome 8, ASM3175591v1 genomic DNA contains:
- the LOC125421650 gene encoding 17.8 kDa class I heat shock protein, producing the protein MSLIPSFFGGRRTNVFDPFSSDIWDPFHDFPFTTTSLSAPRSNFANETAAIANTRIDWKETPEAHVFKADLPGLKKEEVKVEVEEGRVLQISGERSKEKEEKNDKWHRVERSSGKFLRRFRLPENAKVEQVKATMENGVLTVTVPKEEVKKPDVKTIDISG; encoded by the coding sequence ATGTCTCTAATTCCGAGCTTCTTCGGTGGCCGAAGGACAAACGTCTTCGACCCATTCTCTTCGGACATCTGGGATCCATTCCATGATTTCCCATTCACCACCACATCTCTCTCGGCCCCGCGGTCCAACTTTGCCAATGAGACGGCGGCGATCGCCAACACCCGCATCGACTGGAAAGAGACTCCCGAAGCCCATGTGTTCAAAGCCGACCTCCCGGGGCTGAAGAAGGAGGAAGTGAAAGTGGAAGTGGAGGAGGGCAGAGTGCTCCAGATCAGTGGGGAAAGGAGcaaagagaaggaagagaagaaCGACAAGTGGCACCGCGTGGAGAGGAGTAGCGGCAAGTTCTTGAGGCGGTTCCGCCTGCCGGAGAATGCGAAGGTCGAGCAGGTGAAGGCTACCATGGAGAATGGTGTTCTTACTGTCACTGTGCCCAAAGAGGAGGTGAAGAAACCTGATGTCAAGACCATTGACATTTCTGGTTGA